The Desulfatirhabdium butyrativorans DSM 18734 DNA window CCCAATTCGGAAAGTCGTTTTTACCGTGGGCAATGCGCGCGTTGGTCAAATCACCGACTATGATAAATTGACTTTAGAAGTCTGGACGGATGGGTCAATACGGCCCGAAGACGCTGTTTCTTATTCAGCGATGATTTTGAAAGAGCAGCTCAGTATCTTTCTGAATTTTGATGAAAACAATAGCGTTTCTCCGGAAATTGAAAATGAAGAGCCCGCTGGTGGCGCTCAAAATGACAATCTATACCGATCCGTGGAAGAGTTAGAGCTGTCGGTTCGCAGCGCAAATTGCCTCAAAAATGCGGATATTCACAAAATATGGCAACTTGTGAGCAAGACCGAATCCGAAATGCTGAAGACCAAGAATTTTGGCAGAAAATCACTCAACGAAATCAAAGAAGTTCTCAGTGGAATGGGCCTGTCCTTGGGTATGAAACTCGATGGATTTATGCCTCCCATGGAAGATCAACCAGAAGGAGAATGATGAAGCCATGAGACATGGAAAATCTGGAGTCAAGCTGAATAGAACGAGCAGCCATCGGAAGGCGCTTTTCCGGAATCTTGTGACTGCACTGTTTAAATATGACCGCATTCGTACTACCGATGCCAAAGCAAAAGAGATTCGCGGATGGGCTGATGAATTGATTACCCTCGCAAAGCGTGGAGATCTGCATGCAAGGCGACAGGCGCTGCAGATCCTGACTGAGAAAGACGTCGTTTACAAGCTGTTTACCCAGGCATCGGATCGCTATGGCGCCATTTCAGGCGGCTATACCAGGATCGTCAAGCTGGGAAATCGTCCCGGAGATGCCGCGCCGATTTCCCTGATTGAACTGGTGGGTATGGAAAAAGTTGGCGCATTCGTCTTTCGAAAAAAGCCA harbors:
- the rplQ gene encoding 50S ribosomal protein L17 encodes the protein MRHGKSGVKLNRTSSHRKALFRNLVTALFKYDRIRTTDAKAKEIRGWADELITLAKRGDLHARRQALQILTEKDVVYKLFTQASDRYGAISGGYTRIVKLGNRPGDAAPISLIELVGMEKVGAFVFRKKPKAAFHGKRNKIERENRIEKDSQAIKDAQVSPSENSAE